One Paramisgurnus dabryanus chromosome 9, PD_genome_1.1, whole genome shotgun sequence DNA segment encodes these proteins:
- the c18h3orf33 gene encoding protein C3orf33 homolog isoform X1 codes for MPSLDPEDVNERNDKPSQNIIAVISQFADDNLTFVRNISPCLGLAGLLIITRSIWLITKFGYASDIPAWFIERNISIRGRVRNITETGLKVEHQPIYVPLLSPLLTKPGQCVTLLDVRLAGVELTSEGQKWISQQLKPSETVWLRLIARQNETLHCLVSVNRGSLLNICVNEELLKDGLARTSPLVGLDPQSRIYWRLYKRLLRAESRAEKKGKGLWKEESRWERAANVLKNNMLIKSIKKLYKWTSGAKE; via the exons ATGCCGAGTCTGGATCCTGAAGATGTGAACGAGAGAAATGACAAGCCTTCCCAAAATATCATTGCTGTTATATCACAGTTTGCCGACGACAACTTAACTTTTGTCCGA AATATCAGCCCATGTCTCGGCCTCGCTGGTCTTCTCATCATAACGAGGAGCATCTGGCTG ATTACAAAATTTGGATATGCCTCTGATATTCCAGCCTGGTTCATTGAGAGAAACATCAGTATCAGAGGAAGAGTGAGAAATATAACCGAGACCGGGCTTAAAGTGGAACACCAACCAATTTATGTCCCTTTGCTCAGTCCCCTACTTACTAAAC CAGGTCAGTGCGTGACCCTCCTGGATGTGCGTCTGGCTGGGGTGGAGCTGACCTCAGAAGGGCAGAAATGGATCAGTCAACAGCTAAAACCATCTGAGACGGTGTGGCTCCGACTGATCGCTCGACAAAACGAGACCCTCCACTGTCTAGTGTCAGTTAACAGG GGCTCACTTTTAAACATTTGTGTGAATGAGGAGCTTTTGAAGGATGGTTTGGCCAGGACGTCTCCCCTCGTTGGTCTGGATCCTCAGTCTCGCATCTACTGGAGACTCTATAAGCGCTTGCTGAGGGCTGAGAGCAGAGCGGAAAAGAAAGGAAAAGGCTTGTGGAAGGAAGAGAGTCGTTGGGAGAGAGCTGCTAATGTATTGAAGAACAATATGTTGATCAAGTCAATTAAGAAACTTTATAAATGGACATCTGGTGCCAAAGAATAG
- the c18h3orf33 gene encoding protein C3orf33 homolog isoform X2 translates to MPSLDPEDVNERNDKPSQNIIAVISQFADDNLTFVRNISPCLGLAGLLIITRSIWLITKFGYASDIPAWFIERNISIRGRVRNITETGLKVEHQPIYVPLLSPLLTKRQCVTLLDVRLAGVELTSEGQKWISQQLKPSETVWLRLIARQNETLHCLVSVNRGSLLNICVNEELLKDGLARTSPLVGLDPQSRIYWRLYKRLLRAESRAEKKGKGLWKEESRWERAANVLKNNMLIKSIKKLYKWTSGAKE, encoded by the exons ATGCCGAGTCTGGATCCTGAAGATGTGAACGAGAGAAATGACAAGCCTTCCCAAAATATCATTGCTGTTATATCACAGTTTGCCGACGACAACTTAACTTTTGTCCGA AATATCAGCCCATGTCTCGGCCTCGCTGGTCTTCTCATCATAACGAGGAGCATCTGGCTG ATTACAAAATTTGGATATGCCTCTGATATTCCAGCCTGGTTCATTGAGAGAAACATCAGTATCAGAGGAAGAGTGAGAAATATAACCGAGACCGGGCTTAAAGTGGAACACCAACCAATTTATGTCCCTTTGCTCAGTCCCCTACTTACTAAAC GTCAGTGCGTGACCCTCCTGGATGTGCGTCTGGCTGGGGTGGAGCTGACCTCAGAAGGGCAGAAATGGATCAGTCAACAGCTAAAACCATCTGAGACGGTGTGGCTCCGACTGATCGCTCGACAAAACGAGACCCTCCACTGTCTAGTGTCAGTTAACAGG GGCTCACTTTTAAACATTTGTGTGAATGAGGAGCTTTTGAAGGATGGTTTGGCCAGGACGTCTCCCCTCGTTGGTCTGGATCCTCAGTCTCGCATCTACTGGAGACTCTATAAGCGCTTGCTGAGGGCTGAGAGCAGAGCGGAAAAGAAAGGAAAAGGCTTGTGGAAGGAAGAGAGTCGTTGGGAGAGAGCTGCTAATGTATTGAAGAACAATATGTTGATCAAGTCAATTAAGAAACTTTATAAATGGACATCTGGTGCCAAAGAATAG